One stretch of Vibrio kanaloae DNA includes these proteins:
- a CDS encoding aromatic ring-hydroxylating oxygenase subunit alpha, producing MSNVNQTIIPVELVDKVLNPISEATGMPNEAYTNAEYFTFERDQVFGNTWVCIGFASDLLKDGYVMPIDFMNLPLLMMRNRQGEVQVFHNVCSHRGMKLVHEAGEVQGMIRCPYHSWTYDLDGNLKGTPHIGGIAKHKDDRFKCEKHGLKPLRSAVWMDMVFVNLSGDAASFEEHIAPLEQRWQTFLGKDGLSLLRRVNMGGNLEIEVNSNWKLTVENYCEAYHLPWVHPSLNSYSRLEDHYNIMFDERFAGQGSLAYNLSDTAGTHLPKFPSWPEDKLRHAEYVALFPNVLLGIQADHAFAMMIEPINADKSIEHLRVLYVGDEATKDEFAACRTATVESWRVVFGEDIGAVEGMQQGRYSPGFGGGVFSPEMDVPTHFFQTWLAKQVKTAMEQ from the coding sequence ATGAGCAATGTCAACCAAACCATTATTCCTGTTGAACTTGTTGATAAAGTACTAAACCCAATCAGCGAAGCGACAGGGATGCCAAACGAAGCCTACACAAATGCTGAGTACTTTACGTTTGAGCGTGATCAGGTGTTTGGTAACACATGGGTATGTATTGGTTTTGCCTCGGACCTTCTTAAAGATGGCTACGTGATGCCAATAGACTTCATGAACTTACCACTATTAATGATGAGAAACCGTCAAGGTGAAGTTCAAGTATTCCACAACGTGTGTAGTCATCGTGGTATGAAGCTTGTTCATGAAGCGGGTGAGGTGCAAGGCATGATTCGCTGTCCTTACCATTCATGGACTTATGATCTTGACGGCAACCTAAAAGGCACGCCACATATCGGCGGTATAGCGAAGCATAAAGATGACCGCTTTAAATGTGAAAAGCACGGTCTGAAACCATTGCGTTCAGCGGTATGGATGGACATGGTTTTTGTCAACCTGTCGGGTGATGCTGCAAGCTTTGAAGAACATATTGCACCGTTAGAACAACGTTGGCAGACATTCTTGGGTAAAGACGGTTTGAGCCTTCTGCGTCGTGTCAACATGGGTGGTAACTTAGAAATCGAAGTGAACAGCAACTGGAAGCTAACAGTGGAAAATTACTGTGAAGCGTACCATCTGCCATGGGTACACCCAAGTTTGAATAGCTACTCGCGTTTGGAAGATCACTATAACATCATGTTTGACGAACGTTTTGCAGGCCAGGGCAGCCTTGCATACAACCTGTCTGACACGGCGGGTACGCATCTTCCAAAATTTCCTAGTTGGCCAGAAGACAAACTACGCCATGCAGAATACGTAGCGTTATTCCCGAATGTGTTACTTGGCATTCAGGCCGACCACGCCTTTGCGATGATGATCGAACCAATTAATGCCGACAAGAGCATTGAGCACCTTCGCGTCCTTTATGTCGGTGACGAAGCAACCAAAGATGAATTTGCCGCTTGTCGCACTGCCACCGTTGAATCTTGGCGTGTGGTATTTGGTGAAGATATAGGTGCGGTAGAGGGCATGCAGCAAGGTCGCTATTCACCAGGCTTCGGTGGTGGCGTGTTCTCACCTGAAATGGATGTCCCAACTCACTTTTTCCAAACATGGTTAGCGAAACAAGTCAAAACGGCAATGGAGCAGTAA
- a CDS encoding aldehyde dehydrogenase family protein, giving the protein MMHYLNYIDGEWCNSEHSLMVMNPGTAEAYATIAEATIADADRAMAAARRVVNQGILSDIRPAVRTEWMLKAAVAIREMVDEGGLVACRENGKSLQDAKDEFLESARYFEYYAGMADKLEGTSIPLGKDYVDFTQYAPFGVSVQIVPWNFPVSICARSLAPALAAGNAVVIKSPEISPLAMTLLIKAIEKAGFPKGTINLLCGKGSVVGSHLVQHQEVDQIVFTGSVPTGQRILKDSAQRATPSVMELGGKSAAIALKDVNLETLLKSVQVGIFFNAGQVCSAMSRLLIQKERYEEVKAAVVEMAQGLTIGQGESQPDLTPLVSADQQARVLEMIAQAKADGAKILTGGYAPDLSGYFIAPTVIEATPDMRIAQEEVFGPVLVVTSFETEQKAIEIANGTDFGLVAGVFGEKLNQTLRVAQQLRGGQVFINEWFAGGIETPFGGVGLSGFGREKGQEAIYSYVQTRNIAIRLQQDGDV; this is encoded by the coding sequence ATGATGCATTACCTCAATTATATTGACGGTGAATGGTGCAATTCCGAGCATTCACTTATGGTCATGAATCCAGGTACCGCAGAAGCTTACGCGACAATTGCAGAAGCGACTATTGCCGATGCAGATCGAGCAATGGCAGCTGCTCGCCGAGTGGTTAATCAAGGTATTCTGTCGGACATTCGTCCTGCGGTAAGAACAGAATGGATGCTAAAAGCGGCCGTGGCGATTCGTGAAATGGTTGATGAAGGTGGGCTCGTTGCCTGTCGTGAAAATGGTAAATCTTTGCAAGATGCCAAAGATGAGTTTTTAGAATCGGCACGCTACTTCGAATACTACGCGGGTATGGCAGACAAGCTGGAAGGAACGTCGATACCACTGGGTAAAGACTATGTCGATTTCACTCAGTACGCTCCGTTTGGCGTTTCTGTGCAGATCGTACCGTGGAACTTTCCGGTATCGATTTGCGCTCGTTCCTTAGCACCAGCATTAGCCGCGGGTAATGCTGTGGTTATTAAGTCGCCTGAGATCTCACCACTGGCCATGACGTTACTGATTAAAGCGATTGAAAAAGCGGGCTTCCCGAAAGGCACGATTAACCTACTGTGTGGTAAAGGCTCTGTAGTTGGTAGTCATTTAGTGCAGCACCAAGAGGTCGATCAAATCGTATTCACAGGATCGGTACCGACAGGCCAACGCATATTGAAAGATTCAGCGCAAAGAGCAACACCATCAGTGATGGAGCTAGGTGGTAAGTCTGCCGCTATCGCACTGAAGGATGTAAACCTTGAAACACTGCTGAAAAGCGTTCAGGTCGGTATTTTCTTCAATGCGGGCCAAGTGTGTTCAGCGATGTCTCGTTTATTGATCCAAAAAGAACGTTATGAAGAAGTGAAAGCGGCTGTAGTCGAAATGGCCCAAGGCCTGACCATTGGTCAAGGTGAAAGCCAGCCAGATCTCACACCGCTTGTCTCTGCTGATCAACAAGCGCGTGTGCTTGAAATGATAGCGCAAGCGAAAGCTGACGGCGCGAAGATTCTTACTGGTGGCTACGCACCTGATCTATCGGGCTACTTTATCGCTCCGACGGTGATTGAAGCCACGCCGGATATGCGTATAGCGCAAGAAGAAGTGTTTGGCCCTGTGTTAGTGGTTACATCGTTTGAAACCGAACAAAAAGCCATCGAGATCGCGAATGGCACTGATTTTGGTTTAGTGGCTGGTGTATTTGGTGAAAAGCTAAACCAAACATTACGTGTGGCGCAGCAACTTCGTGGTGGGCAAGTGTTCATCAATGAATGGTTTGCTGGTGGTATTGAAACACCATTTGGTGGCGTGGGTTTGTCCGGCTTTGGACGAGAAAAAGGACAAGAAGCGATTTATAGCTATGTCCAGACGCGCAATATTGCCATTCGTTTACAGCAAGACGGCGACGTATAA